Proteins from a single region of Segatella copri:
- a CDS encoding YebC/PmpR family DNA-binding transcriptional regulator yields the protein MGRAFEYRKATKLKRWGHMAKTFTKLGKQIAIAVKAGGPEPENNPSLRAIIANCKRENMPKDNIARAIKNACGKDTSDYKEVTYEGYGPHGVAVFVDTLTDNTTRTVADVRSIFNKFSGNLGTTGSLSFLFDHKAVFTFKKKEGLDMDEMILDLIDYGVEDEFDEDEENNEITIYGAPTSFGEIQKHLEAEGFEVTGAEFTYIPNDLKDVTPEERETIDKMVEKLEEFDDVQTVYTNMKPEIPADAE from the coding sequence ATGGGAAGAGCATTTGAATATCGTAAAGCTACAAAGCTGAAAAGATGGGGCCACATGGCCAAGACATTTACTAAGTTGGGTAAGCAGATTGCTATTGCTGTGAAGGCAGGCGGTCCAGAACCAGAGAACAACCCATCATTGCGTGCTATCATCGCTAACTGTAAGCGTGAGAACATGCCTAAGGATAACATCGCTCGTGCCATCAAGAACGCTTGTGGCAAGGATACCAGCGATTACAAGGAAGTAACATACGAGGGATATGGCCCTCACGGAGTGGCTGTCTTCGTTGATACTCTGACAGACAACACTACACGTACTGTTGCTGACGTTCGTTCTATTTTCAACAAGTTCAGCGGAAACTTGGGTACAACAGGTTCTCTGTCTTTCCTCTTCGACCACAAGGCTGTGTTCACATTCAAGAAGAAGGAAGGTCTGGATATGGATGAGATGATTCTCGACCTGATTGACTACGGTGTAGAAGATGAGTTTGATGAGGATGAGGAGAACAACGAAATCACAATCTATGGTGCTCCTACAAGCTTCGGCGAAATTCAGAAGCACCTGGAGGCTGAGGGTTTCGAGGTAACTGGTGCTGAGTTCACTTACATCCCTAACGATTTGAAGGATGTAACTCCTGAGGAGCGCGAAACTATCGACAAGATGGTTGAGAAGTTGGAAGAGTTTGACGATGTTCAGACTGTATATACCAACATGAAGCCAGAAATTCCTGCAGACGCAGAATAA
- the glyA gene encoding serine hydroxymethyltransferase → MVKDQEIFDLIEREHQRQLKGMELIASENFVSDEVMNAMGSYLTNKYAEGLPGKRYYGGCQIVDIVENLAIERVKKVFGAEYANVQPHSGAQANAAVLLAVLKPGDTFMGLNLDHGGHLSHGSHVNTSGILYNPIGYNLNKETGRVDYDEMEKLALEHKPKLIIGGGSAYSREWDYARMRKIADEIGALLMIDMAHPAGLIAAGLLDNPLKYAHIVTSTTHKTLRGPRGGIILMGKDFDNPWGLTTKKGEVKKMSMLLNSAVFPGEQGGPLEHVIAAKAVAFNENLQPSWKEYATQVKKNAAVLADDLIGRGFGIVSGGTDNHSMLVDLRSKYPDLTGKVAENALVAADITVNKNMVPFDSRSAFQTSGIRLGTAAMTTRGAKEDMMHLIAELIEEVLNAPEDEKVIARVREKVNATMKDYPLFAY, encoded by the coding sequence ATGGTAAAAGATCAAGAGATTTTCGACTTAATCGAAAGAGAACATCAGCGCCAGCTGAAGGGTATGGAGCTTATCGCTTCTGAGAATTTCGTGAGTGACGAGGTGATGAACGCTATGGGTTCTTACCTTACTAACAAGTATGCCGAGGGTCTGCCAGGCAAGCGTTATTATGGTGGATGCCAGATAGTAGACATCGTAGAGAACCTCGCCATCGAGCGTGTAAAGAAGGTGTTCGGTGCTGAGTATGCCAACGTACAGCCTCACTCTGGTGCGCAGGCTAACGCTGCCGTTCTGCTTGCCGTATTGAAGCCAGGTGATACCTTCATGGGGTTGAACCTCGACCACGGCGGCCACCTCTCTCATGGTAGCCACGTCAATACATCCGGTATTCTCTACAACCCTATCGGCTACAACCTGAACAAGGAGACAGGCCGTGTAGACTACGACGAGATGGAGAAACTGGCTCTTGAGCACAAACCAAAACTGATTATCGGTGGTGGTAGCGCTTATAGCCGCGAGTGGGATTATGCCCGCATGCGCAAGATTGCCGATGAGATAGGCGCTCTCCTCATGATCGATATGGCTCACCCTGCAGGTCTGATTGCAGCCGGTCTGCTCGACAACCCATTGAAGTATGCGCACATCGTTACTTCTACTACCCACAAGACTCTCCGTGGTCCTCGTGGCGGTATCATTCTGATGGGCAAAGATTTTGACAATCCATGGGGCTTGACTACCAAGAAGGGCGAGGTTAAGAAGATGAGCATGCTCTTGAATTCTGCCGTATTCCCAGGTGAGCAGGGTGGTCCGCTGGAGCACGTCATCGCTGCCAAGGCAGTAGCCTTCAATGAGAATCTGCAGCCTTCATGGAAGGAGTATGCTACTCAGGTAAAGAAGAATGCTGCCGTACTCGCAGATGACCTCATCGGTCGCGGATTCGGTATCGTGAGCGGTGGTACAGACAACCATTCTATGCTCGTAGACCTCCGAAGTAAATATCCAGATCTTACAGGTAAAGTCGCTGAGAATGCGCTGGTTGCAGCCGACATCACAGTCAACAAGAACATGGTTCCATTCGACAGCCGTTCTGCCTTCCAGACATCAGGTATCCGCCTGGGTACAGCAGCCATGACCACACGTGGCGCCAAGGAAGATATGATGCATCTCATTGCCGAACTCATCGAGGAGGTTCTGAATGCTCCTGAGGACGAGAAGGTCATTGCCCGCGTTCGCGAAAAGGTGAATGCTACAATGAAGGATTACCCTCTCTTTGCATACTAA
- a CDS encoding TIGR03905 family TSCPD domain-containing protein — MLQQDKQDKLQKVTYQTHGTCSKYICISIDEDGNVQDAQFIGGCDGNTKGVCALIKGMKAKEVIARLKGITCGNKPTSCPDQLATALQEMGY; from the coding sequence ATGTTGCAGCAAGACAAACAGGATAAGTTGCAGAAGGTAACTTATCAGACTCATGGCACCTGCTCAAAATACATCTGCATCAGTATAGATGAAGATGGAAATGTGCAGGATGCCCAGTTCATCGGAGGATGCGATGGCAATACCAAGGGCGTTTGTGCTTTGATTAAAGGCATGAAGGCAAAGGAGGTTATCGCCCGACTGAAGGGTATCACTTGTGGCAATAAGCCTACAAGCTGTCCAGACCAGTTGGCGACAGCTTTGCAGGAAATGGGATATTAA
- the pyrB gene encoding aspartate carbamoyltransferase — MEKHNFVTIADLSKEKIMYLLEMAQEFEKHPNRELLKGKVVATLFFEPSTRTQLSFQTAANRLGARVIGFSDAKTSSTTKGETLKDTILMVSNYADVIAMRHFIEGAAQYASEVAPVPIVNAGDGAHMHPSQCLLDLYSIYKTQGTLENLNIYLVGDLKYGRTVHSLITAMRHFNPTFHFIAPKELAMPEEYKLYCKEHNIKYVEHEDFNEDVIAGADILYMTRVQKERFSDLMEYERVKNVYILKRDMLCKAKENMKIMHPLPRVNEIAYDVDDDPHAYYIQQAQNGLYAREAIFCHCLGISLDDVKNDKSIIE; from the coding sequence ATGGAAAAACATAATTTTGTGACCATTGCAGACCTTTCCAAGGAGAAAATCATGTACCTCCTGGAAATGGCGCAAGAGTTCGAAAAGCACCCGAACAGGGAGTTGTTGAAGGGAAAGGTCGTAGCGACCCTTTTCTTCGAGCCATCTACTCGTACCCAACTCAGTTTCCAAACCGCTGCCAACCGTCTTGGTGCCCGTGTCATTGGTTTCTCTGATGCCAAGACATCCAGTACCACCAAGGGTGAGACCCTCAAGGATACCATCCTGATGGTAAGCAACTATGCCGATGTAATCGCCATGCGCCATTTCATCGAGGGAGCAGCCCAGTATGCCAGTGAGGTAGCACCAGTGCCTATCGTAAATGCAGGCGACGGCGCTCACATGCATCCTTCACAGTGCCTGCTCGACCTCTACTCTATCTACAAGACCCAGGGTACCCTGGAGAACTTGAACATCTATCTTGTGGGTGACCTCAAATATGGCCGCACCGTTCACTCACTTATCACAGCTATGCGCCACTTCAATCCTACCTTCCATTTCATCGCACCTAAGGAACTCGCCATGCCAGAAGAGTATAAACTATACTGCAAGGAGCACAACATCAAATATGTTGAGCACGAGGACTTTAACGAAGATGTGATTGCAGGTGCCGACATCCTCTACATGACCCGTGTACAGAAGGAGCGTTTCAGCGACCTGATGGAGTATGAACGCGTAAAGAACGTGTATATCCTGAAGCGCGACATGCTCTGCAAGGCGAAGGAAAACATGAAGATCATGCATCCGCTGCCACGCGTGAACGAGATTGCTTACGATGTAGATGATGATCCACATGCATACTATATTCAGCAGGCTCAGAACGGCCTCTATGCGCGTGAGGCTATCTTCTGCCACTGCCTCGGTATCTCGCTCGATGATGTGAAGAACGATAAAAGCATAATTGAATAA
- the lepA gene encoding translation elongation factor 4: MENINKIRNFCIIAHIDHGKSTLADRLLEKTQTIKITEGQMLDDMDLERERGITIKSHAIQMEYKARDGQTYILNLIDTPGHVDFSYEVSRSIAACEGALLVVDATQGVQAQTISNLYMAIDHDLEIIPVINKIDMPSAMPDEVEDEIVDLIGCKHEDILRASGKTGEGVEDILEAVVNRVPAPVGDEKAPLQALIFDSVFNSFRGIIAYFKIENGVIRKGDKVKFFNTGMEYDADEIGVLKMDMIPRQELGTGEVGYIISGIKNATEVKVGDTITHIARPCDKAIAGFQEVKPMVFAGVYPIDPSDYENLRASLEKLQLNDASLTFSPESSVALGFGFRCGFLGLLHMEIVQERLDREFNMDVITTVPNVSYMVYDKQGGVKEVHNPSGLPDPTLIDHIEEPYIRATIITATNYIGPIMKLCLDKRGELINQEYVSGNRVELHFMLPLGEIVIDFYDKLKSISKGYASFDYHIDSFRHSDLVKLDILLNGEPVDALSTLTHRDNSVSFGRRMCEKLKDLIPRQQFDIAIQAAIGAKIVARETVKQVRKDVTAKCYGGDVSRKRKLLEKQKKGKKRMKQIGNVEVPQKAFLAVLKLD, from the coding sequence ATGGAGAATATAAATAAAATAAGAAATTTCTGCATTATTGCACATATAGACCATGGTAAAAGTACCTTGGCAGACCGACTTCTGGAGAAGACTCAGACCATCAAGATTACTGAAGGACAAATGCTTGATGATATGGATTTGGAAAGAGAACGTGGCATCACAATCAAGAGTCACGCTATCCAAATGGAATATAAGGCAAGGGATGGACAGACCTATATCCTGAATCTTATCGATACTCCGGGACACGTTGACTTCTCATACGAAGTTTCCCGTTCCATCGCTGCTTGCGAGGGAGCACTGCTGGTTGTTGACGCAACTCAAGGCGTTCAGGCACAGACCATTTCAAACCTCTATATGGCTATCGATCACGATCTGGAGATTATCCCGGTAATCAATAAGATAGATATGCCATCGGCTATGCCTGATGAGGTAGAAGACGAAATTGTAGACCTGATTGGTTGCAAGCATGAGGATATTCTCCGTGCATCAGGTAAGACCGGTGAGGGTGTAGAAGACATATTGGAAGCTGTCGTTAATCGTGTTCCTGCTCCGGTAGGAGACGAGAAGGCACCGCTTCAGGCTTTGATTTTCGACTCTGTATTCAACTCATTCCGCGGCATTATCGCCTATTTCAAGATAGAGAATGGCGTGATCCGTAAGGGAGATAAGGTGAAGTTCTTCAATACCGGCATGGAATATGATGCAGATGAAATCGGTGTATTGAAGATGGATATGATTCCACGCCAGGAATTGGGTACCGGTGAGGTAGGTTATATCATCTCGGGTATCAAGAATGCTACCGAGGTAAAGGTGGGTGATACCATTACCCATATCGCCCGTCCTTGTGACAAGGCGATTGCGGGTTTCCAGGAAGTGAAACCTATGGTATTTGCTGGTGTTTATCCTATCGATCCTAGCGATTACGAGAATCTGCGGGCATCGCTCGAAAAACTGCAGCTCAATGATGCTTCATTGACTTTCTCGCCAGAGAGTTCTGTGGCTTTGGGCTTCGGTTTCCGTTGCGGATTCCTCGGTTTGCTCCACATGGAAATCGTACAGGAGAGACTGGACCGTGAGTTTAATATGGATGTCATCACTACCGTACCTAACGTATCTTATATGGTATACGACAAGCAGGGCGGTGTGAAAGAAGTTCACAATCCTTCCGGATTGCCAGACCCAACGCTGATAGACCATATTGAGGAACCATATATCCGGGCAACCATCATTACGGCAACCAATTATATTGGACCTATCATGAAACTCTGTCTGGACAAACGAGGCGAACTCATCAACCAGGAATATGTGAGTGGAAACCGTGTTGAGCTCCACTTCATGTTGCCGTTGGGAGAAATCGTCATCGACTTCTATGACAAGCTGAAGAGTATCTCCAAGGGATATGCTTCGTTCGACTATCATATCGATTCATTCCGTCATTCCGACCTGGTAAAGCTCGATATCCTGTTGAATGGAGAGCCTGTAGATGCTTTGAGTACTTTGACTCACCGCGATAACTCTGTGAGCTTTGGTCGCAGAATGTGCGAGAAGTTGAAGGACCTCATACCTCGTCAGCAGTTCGATATTGCTATCCAGGCAGCTATCGGTGCCAAGATTGTAGCACGTGAGACTGTTAAGCAGGTGCGCAAGGATGTTACTGCCAAATGTTATGGTGGTGACGTAAGCCGTAAGCGCAAGTTGCTTGAGAAGCAAAAGAAGGGTAAGAAGCGCATGAAGCAGATTGGTAATGTGGAAGTTCCACAGAAAGCCTTCCTTGCTGTGCTCAAACTCGACTAA
- the pheT gene encoding phenylalanine--tRNA ligase subunit beta — translation MNVSYKWLKEYVDFDLTPQETADALTSCGLEVDALEEVQSVKGGLKGLYVGKVLTCEEHPNSDHLHVTTVDLGKGEPQQIVCGAPNVAAGQKVIVADLGCVLYDGDQSFTIKKSKLRGVESLGMICAEDEIGVGTSHDGIIVLPEDAPVGQPAAEYYNLESDWLIEIDITANRADALGHWGVARDLYAWLKQNGYKTSLHRPSCDEFVVDNEDLPIDVEIQNTEACKRYACVSITGCEVKESPKWLQDKLNIIGLRPINNIVDITNYIMMAYGQPLHCFDADMVTGHKIVVRTQPEGTKFVTLDGEEHTLGEHDLSICNAEEPMCIAGIFGGKGSGTYETTKDVVLESAYFHPTWIRKSARRHGLSTDASYRFERGVDPNGQIYALKQAAILCKQLAGGKISMQIKDVYPEPMQDFPVRLNYEYAHRLIGKEIGAETIKNIATSLEMKIVKEDAEGIDLLVPAYRVDVQRPCDVVEDILRIYGYNNVEIPTQLKSSLTVQGDEDKAYHSQNLVAEQLVGEGFMEILNNSLSKASYYTDFDLNKYPNDTTVKVMNPLSADLGVMRQTMLFGGLESVVRNINHKSQNLKFFEVGNTYIYNKEKWSEESPIKAYSQEAHMSLFITGKRIEGSWAHADEQSNIYELKAVVENILRRVGMPQNNVVIKHSDNNIFSKGVSYETRAGKVLVELGILSLKLKKAFDIEQDVFYADIHWDNLMKAVKKVNLTYTDISKYPSVSRDLALLVDKNVEFAQIEQIAHQTEKKLLKSVVLFDVYEGEHLPEGKKSYAVNFILQDEEKTLNDKQIDAIMKKLIANLTSKLNAELR, via the coding sequence ATGAACGTTTCATACAAATGGCTTAAAGAATACGTCGATTTCGATTTGACACCACAGGAGACTGCGGACGCGTTGACCTCTTGCGGACTCGAAGTTGACGCTTTGGAAGAAGTTCAGTCTGTCAAGGGCGGACTGAAAGGTCTCTATGTTGGTAAAGTATTGACATGCGAGGAGCATCCTAATAGTGATCACCTCCATGTTACAACCGTTGACTTGGGTAAGGGCGAACCTCAGCAGATAGTCTGTGGTGCTCCTAACGTTGCTGCAGGTCAGAAGGTTATCGTGGCAGATTTGGGCTGCGTACTTTACGATGGCGACCAGAGTTTTACCATTAAGAAGAGCAAACTCCGCGGTGTTGAGAGTTTGGGTATGATCTGTGCTGAGGATGAGATTGGTGTAGGTACCTCTCACGACGGCATCATCGTGCTCCCAGAAGATGCTCCGGTAGGTCAGCCTGCTGCTGAGTATTATAACCTGGAGAGCGACTGGCTCATCGAGATAGATATCACAGCCAACCGTGCTGATGCGCTCGGTCACTGGGGTGTAGCCCGCGACCTGTATGCCTGGTTGAAGCAGAATGGCTACAAGACAAGTTTGCATCGCCCATCTTGCGATGAGTTTGTGGTAGACAACGAGGATCTTCCTATCGATGTTGAAATCCAGAATACTGAGGCTTGCAAGCGTTATGCCTGTGTAAGCATCACCGGTTGTGAGGTGAAGGAAAGTCCTAAGTGGTTGCAGGATAAGCTGAACATCATCGGCTTGCGCCCTATCAACAATATCGTGGATATCACCAACTACATCATGATGGCATACGGCCAGCCATTGCACTGCTTCGATGCAGACATGGTTACCGGTCATAAGATTGTAGTTCGTACCCAGCCAGAGGGCACCAAGTTTGTTACTCTCGATGGCGAGGAGCATACCTTGGGTGAGCACGACCTGAGCATCTGCAATGCTGAGGAGCCTATGTGTATCGCCGGTATCTTCGGCGGTAAGGGTTCTGGTACTTACGAGACAACCAAGGATGTAGTCTTGGAGAGTGCTTACTTCCATCCTACATGGATTCGCAAGAGCGCTCGCCGTCATGGTTTGAGTACAGATGCCAGCTACCGTTTCGAGCGTGGCGTAGATCCAAACGGACAGATTTATGCTTTGAAGCAGGCAGCCATCCTCTGCAAGCAGTTGGCTGGCGGTAAGATTTCCATGCAGATCAAGGATGTATATCCAGAGCCAATGCAGGATTTCCCAGTTCGCCTGAACTATGAGTATGCGCATCGCCTCATCGGTAAGGAGATTGGTGCTGAGACCATCAAGAACATCGCCACATCTCTCGAGATGAAGATTGTGAAGGAGGATGCTGAGGGTATCGACCTCCTGGTTCCTGCTTATCGTGTAGACGTTCAGCGTCCTTGCGACGTAGTAGAGGATATTCTCCGTATCTACGGATATAATAATGTGGAGATTCCAACCCAGTTGAAGAGCTCCCTGACTGTTCAGGGCGATGAGGACAAGGCTTATCACAGCCAGAACCTCGTGGCAGAGCAGCTGGTAGGCGAGGGCTTCATGGAGATTCTCAACAACTCTCTGAGCAAGGCTAGCTACTATACCGACTTCGACCTCAACAAGTATCCTAACGATACAACCGTGAAGGTGATGAACCCATTGAGTGCTGATCTCGGTGTGATGCGCCAGACGATGCTGTTCGGTGGTTTGGAGAGCGTGGTTCGCAACATCAACCATAAGAGCCAGAACCTGAAGTTCTTCGAGGTGGGTAACACCTATATATATAATAAGGAGAAGTGGAGCGAGGAGAGTCCTATCAAGGCTTACTCTCAGGAGGCTCACATGTCTCTCTTCATCACCGGTAAGCGCATAGAGGGCAGTTGGGCTCATGCTGATGAGCAGAGCAACATCTACGAGCTGAAGGCTGTGGTAGAGAATATTCTCCGCCGTGTGGGTATGCCACAGAACAACGTGGTTATCAAGCACAGCGACAATAACATCTTCTCTAAGGGCGTAAGTTACGAGACCCGTGCCGGTAAGGTATTGGTAGAACTGGGTATCCTGAGCCTGAAGTTGAAGAAGGCATTCGATATTGAGCAGGATGTATTCTATGCTGATATCCACTGGGATAACCTGATGAAGGCAGTGAAGAAGGTGAACCTTACTTACACCGACATCAGCAAGTATCCGTCAGTGAGCCGCGACCTTGCATTGCTCGTAGACAAGAATGTAGAGTTCGCTCAGATTGAGCAGATTGCCCACCAGACAGAGAAGAAACTTCTGAAGAGCGTTGTTCTCTTTGATGTTTACGAGGGTGAACATTTGCCTGAAGGCAAGAAGAGTTATGCCGTTAACTTCATCCTGCAGGATGAGGAGAAGACTCTGAATGACAAGCAGATAGATGCTATCATGAAGAAGCTCATAGCCAACCTTACAAGCAAGCTCAATGCAGAATTGAGATAA
- a CDS encoding penicillin-binding protein 1A, which produces MRKRFIHILWAVFGTGILMVILAFVAIWFGMIGYMPDIEDLQNPINRFATQVYSADGKVLGTWNLNKENRIVIPYKKMSPYLIKALVATEDERFYEHSGIDFRALGRAIVKRGILGQTNAGGGSTITQQLAKQLYSEKAGSTMERLLQKPIEWVIAVKLERYYTKEEILALYLNYFDFLHNAVGIKTAANTYFNKEPKNLTLCESATLIGLCKNPSLFNPVRYPERARERRNVVLSQMVKAGYLSRGEYSQCAAEPLTLNFHRTDHKDGSATYLREFLRQYMMAKRPEHSDYPSWNRAQFVVDSIQWENDPLYGWCNKNYKKDGSPYNVYSDGLKVFTTIDSRMQQYAEEAMYQHVARYLQPRFSAEIARKPSSPYSDKLTPEQIKSILNRSITQSERYRTMKAAGYSEDEIKAAFRKKQEMTVFTYHGDIDTLMSPLDSIRYYKSFLRSGFMSMDPKTGAVKAYVGGLDYTHFMYDMVSLGRRQVGSTIKPFLYSLAMSNGFQPCDLAPNRQQTYMVAGRPWTPRNANHSRAGQMVPLSWGLAQSSNWVSAYLMSKLNPQQFVQMLRDFGINNPDIHASMSLCLGPCEVSVSEMVSAYTVFANHGIRTAPMFVSRIEDNEGNTIATFQPRMNEVISADNAMKMLTMLMGVVDNGTAGRLRYRYNLEGQIGAKTGTTNNNSDGWFIGFTPQLVSGCWVGGEERDIHFDSMSMGQGATMALPIWAIFMKKVYADPSLGISPAIKFDLPEDYNPCSRKAAEQDDSEEVGAGSIDEVFE; this is translated from the coding sequence ATGAGAAAGCGATTTATACATATTTTATGGGCTGTTTTCGGCACTGGAATACTCATGGTAATTCTTGCCTTTGTTGCCATCTGGTTTGGAATGATTGGCTACATGCCCGACATCGAGGATCTGCAGAATCCTATCAACAGATTTGCCACCCAGGTTTACTCTGCCGATGGCAAGGTGCTTGGTACGTGGAACCTGAACAAGGAGAACCGTATCGTGATTCCTTACAAGAAGATGTCACCTTATTTAATTAAGGCGCTGGTGGCTACTGAGGATGAGCGATTCTATGAGCATTCAGGTATCGACTTCCGTGCACTTGGACGTGCCATCGTCAAGCGTGGTATCCTGGGACAGACTAATGCGGGTGGTGGAAGTACCATCACGCAGCAGCTCGCCAAGCAGCTTTATTCTGAGAAGGCAGGCAGTACGATGGAACGATTGTTGCAGAAGCCGATAGAGTGGGTGATTGCGGTGAAGCTGGAACGCTATTATACCAAAGAGGAGATTCTGGCTCTCTATCTCAATTACTTCGATTTCCTGCACAATGCTGTAGGAATCAAGACGGCGGCAAATACCTATTTTAATAAGGAACCGAAGAATCTGACCCTCTGTGAGTCGGCAACGCTCATCGGACTGTGCAAGAATCCGTCGCTCTTCAATCCGGTTCGCTATCCGGAGAGAGCGAGGGAGCGCAGAAATGTGGTTCTTTCGCAGATGGTGAAGGCGGGGTATCTGAGCCGGGGCGAGTATAGCCAGTGTGCTGCTGAGCCGCTGACACTCAATTTCCACCGTACCGACCATAAGGACGGCTCGGCTACTTATCTGCGTGAGTTCCTTCGCCAGTATATGATGGCTAAGCGTCCGGAGCATAGTGATTATCCTTCTTGGAACCGAGCCCAGTTTGTGGTGGATTCTATCCAGTGGGAGAATGATCCGCTCTATGGATGGTGCAACAAGAACTATAAGAAGGATGGTTCGCCATACAATGTATACAGTGATGGACTGAAGGTGTTTACAACTATCGATAGCCGTATGCAGCAGTATGCGGAAGAGGCTATGTATCAGCATGTAGCCCGCTATCTGCAGCCTCGCTTCAGTGCAGAGATAGCTCGCAAACCAAGCTCGCCATACAGCGATAAGCTGACACCGGAACAGATTAAGAGTATACTGAACCGCAGTATCACCCAGAGTGAGCGTTACCGTACGATGAAGGCTGCGGGATATTCTGAGGATGAAATCAAGGCGGCATTCCGCAAGAAGCAGGAGATGACCGTATTTACCTATCATGGTGATATTGATACGCTGATGAGTCCGCTCGATTCTATCCGTTATTACAAGAGTTTTCTGCGTAGCGGTTTTATGAGCATGGATCCTAAGACGGGCGCTGTGAAGGCGTATGTGGGTGGATTGGATTATACCCATTTCATGTATGACATGGTGAGTCTGGGACGCCGGCAGGTGGGTTCTACCATCAAGCCATTCCTTTACAGTCTGGCGATGTCTAACGGCTTCCAACCTTGCGATCTGGCACCTAACCGTCAGCAGACCTATATGGTGGCAGGTCGTCCGTGGACACCTCGCAATGCCAACCATTCACGTGCCGGACAGATGGTACCGCTGAGTTGGGGATTGGCGCAGAGTAGCAACTGGGTGAGTGCTTATCTGATGAGTAAGCTCAATCCGCAGCAGTTCGTACAGATGTTGCGCGACTTCGGCATCAACAATCCTGATATCCATGCATCCATGAGTCTCTGTCTGGGACCATGTGAGGTAAGTGTCAGCGAGATGGTGAGTGCTTATACCGTATTTGCCAACCACGGCATCCGTACTGCTCCAATGTTTGTGAGCCGTATCGAGGATAATGAAGGTAATACGATAGCTACCTTCCAGCCACGTATGAACGAGGTGATCAGTGCCGATAATGCCATGAAGATGCTCACCATGCTGATGGGTGTTGTGGATAATGGTACGGCAGGAAGACTGCGCTACCGTTATAACCTGGAAGGACAGATTGGCGCCAAGACCGGTACTACCAATAACAACAGCGATGGTTGGTTTATCGGCTTTACTCCACAACTCGTAAGTGGCTGCTGGGTAGGTGGTGAGGAGCGTGATATCCACTTCGATTCCATGAGTATGGGTCAGGGTGCTACCATGGCTTTGCCTATCTGGGCGATATTCATGAAGAAGGTTTATGCTGACCCGTCGCTGGGTATCAGTCCTGCTATCAAGTTCGATTTGCCGGAAGACTACAATCCTTGTTCCCGCAAGGCAGCCGAACAGGATGACTCAGAGGAAGTAGGAGCTGGCAGTATCGACGAAGTTTTCGAATAA
- the pyrI gene encoding aspartate carbamoyltransferase regulatory subunit: MGNNKSQLVVAAIENGTVIDHIPAEKTYQVVNLLQLEKMETPVTIGYNLPSKKIGKKGIIKVANKYFTDEEINRLSVVAPNIGLSIIKDYEIVEKKTVKTPDTLKGIVKCNNPKCITNNEPMQTLFHTVDKVLGIVRCHYCDKEQQLGKVELCK, encoded by the coding sequence ATGGGAAATAATAAAAGTCAATTAGTGGTTGCGGCTATCGAGAACGGTACCGTAATCGACCATATACCAGCCGAAAAGACCTATCAGGTAGTAAATCTGCTCCAGTTGGAGAAGATGGAGACTCCTGTTACTATCGGCTACAACCTGCCAAGCAAGAAGATTGGCAAGAAGGGCATCATCAAGGTTGCCAACAAGTATTTTACCGATGAGGAAATCAACCGACTCTCTGTCGTTGCGCCTAACATCGGACTAAGTATCATCAAAGACTACGAAATTGTAGAGAAGAAGACCGTCAAGACTCCTGATACGCTGAAGGGCATCGTAAAGTGCAACAACCCTAAGTGCATCACCAACAACGAGCCTATGCAGACCCTCTTCCATACCGTAGACAAAGTGCTCGGTATCGTACGTTGCCACTACTGCGACAAAGAGCAGCAATTGGGCAAAGTAGAGCTCTGCAAGTAA